The region ATCTTTACACGGAAAACCTTACCCGATTCCCTGAAAAAACTCGATACCTATGAAAAAGAATCTGAACAGAAGACAATTTCTGGAGAAACTCGCGCTGGGCTCCGCCGCATGGGCGCTGTTCCCCTCGCTGGCCTGTGCGGGGAAGAGGCGCGACGGATCTTCTTCGCGGCTGCCCGTCATCGACGAGGCCGATATATGCGTGCTCGGCGGCAGTTGCACGGGCGTTTTCGCGGCCGTGCGGGCTGCACGCCTGGGCGCACGGGTGATCGTCGTGGAGCGCCAGAATGCCTTCGGCGGCGTGGCGACCCGTGCTTTGGTCAACGTGTGGCACTCGTTCCTGGATGCGGAATTCAAAAACCGGATCATCGCCGGGCTCAGTCAGGAGGTGATCGAGCGGTTGGCCCGGCGGAATGCCGTGCTCGAATACAAACGGAGTCCCTCGACCGGATTCCGTTTCAACTCCCAGGAACTGATGATGGAGCTGGACGAACTCGTGCTCGAGTCGGGTGTCCGGCCCTATCTGCACACTCTCTTTTCCGAGCCCGTGACGGACGGGGAGGGGCGTCTGGAGGGCGTGGTCGTCGACAACAAGTCGGGGCGCGGTGTGATCCGGGCGAAGTATTTTATCGACGCCACCGGAGACGGCGACCTCTGCCACCGGCTGGGGCTGCCTTCCTATACGCACGAACTGATGCAGCCGCCCACCATGTGCGCTCATATCGAAGAGTACGATGCGAAGGAGATCAACCGTATCATCCGGGAACACGGAGAGGAGTTCGGTATCCCTTCGGGATTCGTCTGGGGCGGTCCGCTTCCGGGGACGAAGACTTTTATGCTCGCGGCGACGCGGGTGAGCGGGGTCGATTGCAGCGATGCCGTCCAGCTGACCCGGGCCGAGATGGAGGGACGCCGGCA is a window of Gallalistipes aquisgranensis DNA encoding:
- a CDS encoding FAD-dependent oxidoreductase, whose amino-acid sequence is MKKNLNRRQFLEKLALGSAAWALFPSLACAGKRRDGSSSRLPVIDEADICVLGGSCTGVFAAVRAARLGARVIVVERQNAFGGVATRALVNVWHSFLDAEFKNRIIAGLSQEVIERLARRNAVLEYKRSPSTGFRFNSQELMMELDELVLESGVRPYLHTLFSEPVTDGEGRLEGVVVDNKSGRGVIRAKYFIDATGDGDLCHRLGLPSYTHELMQPPTMCAHIEEYDAKEINRIIREHGEEFGIPSGFVWGGPLPGTKTFMLAATRVSGVDCSDAVQLTRAEMEGRRQVRAIMDMMRKYAGRELGLNGLPSCIGVRETRHFRCLHRLRDEDMLSGKRYDDAVANGSYRLDIHHQGKPGLTFRYLDGTEVYMRPGYPKQTGRWRPETGENPVFYQVPLRSLIPGRYDNLILAGRMLDTEMAAFSGVRVMVNMNQLGEAAGVASWLALDGSTSIARVDPGAVRKTLEKGGSIIL